The genomic DNA TGACTGGAACTATAGGTCAATGAGAATGCAAAACTTTGACCATCTGTCTCGATGGCTGCGCTGTGAAAATACCTTGTTTTTTAAACTAATACCATGCATTTTTCCTCTTGACGAACTAAATGTGTACCTGATTTAATGAAAACTTGTCTTGGTGTTGTGGAGTAGTGCCATCAATGTttgcttcagagttcagatcaGACTGCAGCTGCTCTTTCACAAGCTTTGTAGTAGAGTGTCTTCTGCACATAGAAGAGCATGTATGCCTGAGAAGTTCTGACAGTATGCTCCTCGACTCTCGTTACCCAGGCATCATCACATTTGTACCAGTGATTGTTTAACCTCAGATATGTCACATAATGGCCAGCTTCTAGTTTACCACTATGTGTGATTACTGCGAATATCTCGAATTCTGATGACAGTTCTGAAACTGCATCTGCGTCACTAGCTTCTGCTGGAAATATGCGGTTACCATATCTACTTCTGAGGATGGATGATGACAGGTAAGGTGCCATGTCAAGGGAAAAGGGGAACTGCAAACAGTGATCAACTTTCCTTGACACCTTTTTGACTGACGAATGCTCAAATCTCTTTATGTGAAAGCAGGAAACTAATGGAAGCCTGCGAATGGACATTTGCTTCAGGGACTCTTGCCTCTCATTGCAGCGTTCACAGAAGAACTTTTGCTCAGCATCAAGTCTCTCAGCCCTTGTAAACCGCTCCAAACATCTCATAAGAGTTGAGACCTTGGAATTCACACCAGCCGAACTCCGTTCCCCGTTGCGCGCATGTGGCTTTGTGTTTGCAACACCAAAAGAACTGTTATCTCCAACATCCAAGTCCAAGGAAATGTCCATACAGGGCTCAAAAGTTGTGGATGTGAACCCACAGCTTGTGCAGGTGACATCTGACCTCAGGATCCCAGAAAACACTCTGTGGGCAATGCAACAGTCCCCATGGCCTATTATGAGAACAGATTGCACTGTTAGGATGGGACATTACCTGAGATTAATTTACTCAAGACATATTATTAcagcaagtaaaaaaaaagtattcTATGCTATCCAAAACATTAGGCTGGTTTATTCACCTAATAATACGGGACACTTATCCTGTTCCTGTTTGGCCTTTTTTTGTGCAAAGCTGCTGGCAGGGCTATGCTCCAAAGAAACGTGGGACCAACAGTGAACATTGCAATTAGTACCCATAGTTTCTATAAGCTTTGCTATCCTAACACATGGATCTGGCTGCACTCTTATTATCAAAAGTAAGGTTTTACCTTGATTTAGACAAATTTTAGCTCAAACAGCAAACTAGTTCAGAACATAAAATAAAAATGTGATATTTAGAGACAATGCAGATTTCAGTTCAGCGCAGCATATGCAAAGATCTTTGATTGACAAAGTAACAAAAGAGAAGCTAACTACCTTGGGCATGTGACTTGTGCTGATCATCCTTTATATTTTCATGGATATGGTCAAGGATGGAGATAAAAAATTCATGTGCATCCTGTTGCTCGTAGCTTGCGAGGTTTGATGCATGCTGCCACCAACTAAAAAATCACAATGATACTCAATAATCAGAAGAAAATTAAATATTTCCATTCAGGAGGTACATTAAATAGATGCCACATTGTTTTCTATGCTCAGTCTCATAGAAATGTAGCAAAATTGACCTAAAGCATGCAATTCATATGATTAAAGCAAACTGGCGATAGAGCAAGTGCCACAGAATACCTTCAAAGTCACCCGGCAAACCGTTTACCTGCATTGAATTTACAGCTGTTCATGTATTTGATCACTTTAATTTTCAGAGTGTCAGTTTAATGACTGCTAAAGCATGCCAGATGACTTAAGTTAAGCCCAATATGTTAACTTGAGAGCTTAGGTTCATATACTCTATATAGGACGCTATGTCATCAAACAATCTGCATGTGTTAAGATGTGTTAACTGCTTTCCTTTTCACGCACTGCAATATCATAATGCTAGATGTCTCCCTCTTTAGTTACACGTTTTCGGCTCATTCCATTTGCAATCCAGCATGATTATGATCTAAATGCAAACAATACCAAGGCACATGATCCAAATAACACTATATCTTTGCAAGGGATAAATACAATTCAACATCTCCGGCAGGACTCCCTCTCCCACGTTACAATACACCAGGCACCCATTTTAACTAACATATATATTAACTTTGCTTTCCCAATACGCAACGGATCCAACAGAAAGAACGACAGCATGGTGCTATAAACCCAAAATGACATGAACCATTGTGATAGCGCCCGAGATCCAGAGTCCAGACCTATATAGAAACTTGGCGGGGCTGTATGGCATGCGCTCCCCGGAGAATGCCGCGgagtagatctcgtcgagatcgcAGGCGAGGCACGCGACCTTGGCGGCGTCGGCCTCCGCGGCACGGTGTCTGACGGGCGTGCGGCGCGGGCAGAGGAACCGGTTGTGCCGATCGCCGAGGAAGTAGTTCCGGAGCGGGGGCGCGTGGAGGAGCGCCTGGAGCACGGAGTTCATGAAGCAGGTGTTGCCGAGGTTGTTGAGCCCGCGCAGCcccgcgggcgccgcggcggacgcGGAGGAGGTGGGGTCCGCGGAGCTCATGAGCGCGAATTCGGCCGGATCTGGCGCCCATGCGCGGTAATCGACGCGGCGGCGCTTgcggggcgccggggcggcggaggtcgaggaggtggaggggaggagCGAGGAGGATTGGGCGAGGAAGACGGCGTGGTCGAAGTCGGGATCGTAGACCTGGTCGCCGCAGGCGGCGCAGAAGAGCTCGGCGCGGTCGACGTCGACGGCGATCTGGTGGCCGGGACCCGCGGAGGCGGATGCGTGCGAGGCGGCGTGGGAGGGGCAGAAGACGGCGGCGCAGGAGAGGCAGGCGTAGAGGCGGGGGGAGGGAGACGGGGTCGCGGCGGCGCATGGGGAGCAGCGCGGCAGCTCGCGCGGGTCGCGGCGGATCTCGGGGCGCCCGAGCGGGCGCAcgcggaggcagcggcggaggaagcGCAGCGGGCGCGAGGAGAGGCGCTTCATCATAGTAGTAGttcagggcggcggcgcggacggggTGGACatcggggaggggagggggaccGGACCGGTGCGGAGtggggacagcggcggcggtgacggggtGGGGGGTGCGGGTGCGGTTGGAGTGTGGCGGCAGGTGGTGCggggggaggtggaggtggtggtggtccgATGGCGGTGGCGGTCGCGGCGATGGTCTAACTCTAACGGGTGATGGTATATGGGTCATGACCATCATGGCCTCGTGGGACGGCAGAGGTGGTTTCCGCGCACAACACTAGCGAACAGCGATCAGGATGACAAGATCTGGGTGGACGATCACTCGATCAGGCCTCGCCAATGCATATAGCAACTGTAGCAGTACGCCAGCACCcactaaaaaaaaagagttaatGCAATGGCTTCAGAGGTTGTGCAGGACAACTGAAGGGAGACCGCGGTCACGGTCATCGTGGCACTAGTGGCGCCGAGCGTCGTGGAAGGATCAAGATGGATATAAAGAAGTTCAGAACTAGGCGTGCACGCATCAGCGTATAGGAGCCACGAACACATGAACAACAAGTGTTGCCATGTAGCCATGTAGGTGTGTGTATGTAGGATCATGCAACGCAATTTGGCACAGAAGATAACTTTCAGTGTAGATTCAATGTGAATGTTCATGCAATTCGGATGCAAATGAAACTTCCTTTCAGTAGTGCAATGTGCTCGAAAGTTTCAGAATGAActacttatattttttttttgagactcagaacttcattcattcTCTAGGGGGCTGATTACAGTTCTCTGTCAGCAGGTTCGACACATAGGCTGGTACACGAGTCCACCACGCAGCTCTAGTGTCACCTGTGACCCTTTTTGCTAGTACATGTGCTATCTTATTACAAGTtctagaaataaaagaaaacttgaAATCAAGAAAGACTAAACTTTGCTCCAACATCTCCTGTAGGTATGGCGCGATGCTTGATCTCTGATAGGAACCCGACTGCCAGAGCTGAACAAGTTGCTGGCAGTCAGTCTCTAGCCAAATCTTGCGGGCACCTGATTGGATTGCTAGTGCCAGGCCATCCCTGCACGCAATGGCTTCCATAGTGAGGGCATCCAGAGAATGATCATACCATTTGGCTCCTCCTCTCACAAATGTCCCGCTACTATCCCGTAGTACTGCTCCAGTGGCACCGCTGCCAGATCGATCATAGAAGGCACCATCCACATTACATTTGAGCCACCCCTGAGGAGGATGTTCCCAAATTGGCTCATGTCTTGTGGTCGGCATTGGGGTCTGGTGGAGGAATACCTGCCCCAGATCGAATGCTAGGTCTGTTGCCCACCTGACAGCAATTTCAATCGGAGGAACCACCTCCCCATGTCTTCTCTTATTCCTCTGTGACCATAACGCATACATACCAATGATGATGACTTGTTGTTCAGCTTCAGTAACCTGCGGACCCTCTGCTAGATCGTGTGCCCAGGTTTCCGGGTGCAGGGCCGGGAGCTTCACTCCAGTGCCTGCCTTTGTAACTTCCCAGAATCTTTTGGCAATTGTGCATTCCATTAGGACATGGCGAATTGATTCAGACACTGCACCGCAGTCTTCACAGTTAGCAATTAGTTCCATATGCCTCCGGTGAAGGACTTGGCGCGATGGAAGGAATTCATGAATCACTCGCCACCAGAAAACCTTGACCTTGGGGGGAACTTTCAG from Setaria italica strain Yugu1 chromosome VII, Setaria_italica_v2.0, whole genome shotgun sequence includes the following:
- the LOC101760490 gene encoding LOW QUALITY PROTEIN: ubiquitin carboxyl-terminal hydrolase 22 (The sequence of the model RefSeq protein was modified relative to this genomic sequence to represent the inferred CDS: substituted 1 base at 1 genomic stop codon); amino-acid sequence: MSTPSAPPPXTTTMMKRLSSRPLRFLRRCLRVRPLGRPEIRRDPRELPRCSPCAAATPSPSPRLYACLSCAAVFCPSHAASHASASAGPGHQIAVDVDRAELFCAACGDQVYDPDFDHAVFLAQSSSLLPSTSSTSAAPAPRKRRRVDYRAWAPDPAEFALMSSADPTSSASAAAPAGLRGLNNLGNTCFMNSVLQALLHAPPLRNYFLGDRHNRFLCPRRTPVRHRAAEADAAKVACLACDLDEIYSAAFSGERMPYSPAKFLYSWWQHASNLASYEQQDAHEFFISILDHIHENIKDDQHKSHAQGHGDCCIAHRVFSGILRSDVTCTSCGFTSTTFEPCMDISLDLDVGDNSSFGVANTKPHARNGERSSAGVNSKVSTLMRCLERFTRAERLDAEQKFFCERCNERQESLKQMSIRRLPLVSCFHIKRFEHSSVKKVSRKVDHCLQFPFSLDMAPYLSSSILRSRYGNRIFPAEASDADAVSELSSEFEIFAVITHSGKLEAGHYVTYLRLNNHWYKCDDAWVTRVEEHTVRTSQAYMLFYVQKTLYYKACERAAAV